The Natronolimnobius baerhuensis DNA segment GGCCAACTCGAATGCAGGAACAACGCCACAGACACCGGCCGACGAGAGCACCGACACCGAAACCACACCCGCCGCGACTGCCTCCGGTTCACTCCCACCTACGGCAGTCCTCGCCGGTACTGCCGCCACACTCGGTGCGACCGCTGTCGGTGCCTCGACAGAAATTCGGACGACACTCGAGACCTACGCCCACTCGTTGACAGGGGCACTGTCTGTTGCCTCGACAGGCGAGACAGGGGAAGATCCACGCGAAACGACGGTTCACGTCCTCGCTGGTGAGACGAACGTCTCCCATGCGGTCGAGAGCGAGCCGTGTGAAACCACCACAACGCATCTCGAGCGCGCACGCGAGGCCTGCCAGACACTCGAGGACCGTCTTGAGGCGACGACAGAGTGTGACGCACTACACCGACTCGAGCGGGCAACACGTATCCCGTTCCACGCCAACCCCTAGTACGAGGGACTTACGCCATGACAGACAGTTCTCGCCCGATCTGGCCCGCGTACCTGCTTACCGTCTTCGCCGCCGGGCTCGGCCACTGCTATCTCGGCCAGTGGAAACGCGGCGGGAGCTGGTTCGGCCTCTATCTCATCGCACTTGCGTTCTTGAGCGCACGGACGCTCACGGGCGCACTCGAGCCGGGCGAGCCGTTCGTCATCACTGCCCTTCAGTTCGAGTCGGTCGAGTACGTCGACGTTGCCGTCCCGCTTGCAGTCATGATCGTCTGCGTGCTCGATATCTACCTTATTGGGCTGACACGGCGGAGCGAACTCGCGGCCAACGGCAACGGCGGCACCATCGCCGAGTAAGCACGCGCCGAACGCGAAGACCCAAACCCCTCGAGTGGCTACGATGAGTGAATGGAGGTCGAGTTTCTCGGTGGGGCGGGTGAGATCGGGCGGAGCGCGATCCTGATTGATGAGACGCTGTTGCTCGATTACGGGATGGACTCGGGGAATCCGCCGGCGTTCCCACTCGGTGACGTCGACCCCGAGGCGGTCATCGTCAGTCACGGCCACCTCGATCACGTCGGCTCGATTCCCTCGCTGCTTTCCGGTGAGTCGCGACCGCCGATCCACTGGACACCGCCGACATACGAACTGACGATGACGCTCGCGCGCGATACGCTCAAACTCCACGGCGGCACCTACGACTGTCCCTTCACCGAGGCGGAGTTGGCCCGCGTGACGCAAGTGTCTGAAACACACGGCTACCGCGAGTCCTTCGAGGCTGCAGGGTACGAGATCACCTTCTTCGAGGCCGGCCACGTCCCCGGCAGCGCACACGTCCTCATCTCGGACGGCGAGACGCGCTTGCTCTACTCCGGCGACTTCCACACCGAAGACCAACAACTCCTCTCGGGGACGACCGCCCGCCCCGACGCCGACGTCGTCATCTGCGAGAGTACGTACGCAGACACAACGCGACGGCCCCGCGACACAATCGAAGCCGAGTTCGCCGACAGCCTCGAGCAGACGATCTGGAGCGGCGGCACCGTCGTCGTCCCCGCGTTCGCAATCGGGCGAACCCAGGAGATGCTCTGTCTGTGCGAGGAACACGACCTCGAGTGCTACGTCGACGGGATGGGAAAACGCGTGACGGAGATTTTCCTGCGCGAGGGGAATCGGGAGTACCTCCGCGATCCCGACCTGTTACGTCGGGCGAAAGGCAATGCCCGGTTCGTCGACGGCCGCGACGGCCAGCGCAAACGAATTGCAGACCAGAACACCGTCATCGTCACCACCAGCGGCATGCTCCACGGCGGCCCCGCAATGACGTACATTCCAGAAATTCGCTCGCATCCGACGAACAAAATTGCCATGACAGGCTACCAGGTCGAGGGCACACCTGGGCGCAGCCTCCTCGAGACCGGCAGCGCCGAAATCGACGGGCGCATGATGCGCGTCAGCGCGCAGGTCGAACAGTACGACTTCTCCGCCCACGCCGACCGCGAGGGGGTGCTCGCGTTCCTCGAGTCCTACCGGGACAGCAAAGTGCTGGTTAATCACGGCGACCGCTGTGACGCGTTCGCCGAGGAACTGCGCGCCGACGGCTTCGAGGCGCGAGCGCCGGAACTCGGGGACCGACTCGAAATATAATCCGCACAAAAAGTTTAACCATCTAACCTGTATTAGTGTGAATAATACCAATGGATCAGTACGCCCTTCCAGCGGTTGGTGCCATCGTCGCGCTGATCGCCGCAGTGAACGGCCGCGTAATCAACGTCTTCATGGAATTTTCCTCGAGTATGCCGACGGATACGACGACAATCACGCAGGTGACACTCGGCGGGCGGTTCGTCACGTTTGTGTTCGTCTACGGCGTCTTATTCGGCTTCGCGTACGTTGTCGGGACCCGATTCGAGGATGTTGACATCGAACCGTTGGTCCTCCTGACCGGGGCCGTCGCAGCCCTCGCCTCACTCGTCGGGACCGTCTTCCTCGATTGGTGGGCCGATGTTGACTATACGAACCTGTGGCACGTGACCCTCTCGATTGTCGGCGGGTCGGTCGGCACTGGCATCCAGCTCGCTGTCGTCGCGTTCGCGGGCATCGCGCTGGCCCAACGACGCACCTGATCGCGACACTGGTGCGACGTCAACTCCTGGCGCCGGTGGGATTTGATAGCCCTCGGCGGAGAAGGGGTCGTATGTCGCCACTCGAGTACGCATCACGTTCGTTCCACCGACGCGTTCGACCGACCGCCCGCTCCGTACGAGGTGCGCCATGAGCCGCGTCCTCGTCGCCTCCGGCTCGAGCGAGGGCCAGACGACGACGATTGCCGAACGGATCGGCGACGTGCTCGCCGAGGAGGGCCACGAGCCGACGCTCGTCCACCTGAAACATCCACCAGCCGACCTCAACGTCGAGTCGTACGACGGGGTAATCATCGGCGCGTCGATTCACGCGGGGACTCACCAGCGATACGTGACCGCGTTCGTCCGCGAGCACCGGGCGGTGCTGAACCGACTGCCCACTGCGTTTTACTCGGTGAGCCTCACCGCGGCATCAGCCGATCCGGAGAGCCAGGCAACGGCCAGGGAACTGCTCGAGGAGTTTCTCGAGGAAACAGAGTGGGACCCAGACGTGACGCTGCCGGTCGCGGGCGCGCTCAGGTACAGCCAGTACGGCCTGCTCAAGCGCGTCGTCATGCGCCGGATCGCGGGCAAAGAGAGCGGTGATACCGACACCTCGCGGGACTACGAGTACACCAACTGGGACGACGTGGCGATGTTCGCGCGGCAGTTCTCGGCGTTGGTACGGTGACCTACTGGGGATGTACCCGCCTCGCGCTACAGAAGGCCGACCGATCCGAGCACGAACAGCGCGAACAAAAGCGCCACGAGTACGCTCCCGGCCGCCAGCGCCACGTTCTCGCCGGCTTTCTCGTGAATCGCCATATCCTCGTACTCCTCGCGGAAGCGCTCGAGATTCGCTTCGTCGTAGAAGTACTTCGTCTT contains these protein-coding regions:
- a CDS encoding MBL fold metallo-hydrolase, whose amino-acid sequence is MEVEFLGGAGEIGRSAILIDETLLLDYGMDSGNPPAFPLGDVDPEAVIVSHGHLDHVGSIPSLLSGESRPPIHWTPPTYELTMTLARDTLKLHGGTYDCPFTEAELARVTQVSETHGYRESFEAAGYEITFFEAGHVPGSAHVLISDGETRLLYSGDFHTEDQQLLSGTTARPDADVVICESTYADTTRRPRDTIEAEFADSLEQTIWSGGTVVVPAFAIGRTQEMLCLCEEHDLECYVDGMGKRVTEIFLREGNREYLRDPDLLRRAKGNARFVDGRDGQRKRIADQNTVIVTTSGMLHGGPAMTYIPEIRSHPTNKIAMTGYQVEGTPGRSLLETGSAEIDGRMMRVSAQVEQYDFSAHADREGVLAFLESYRDSKVLVNHGDRCDAFAEELRADGFEARAPELGDRLEI
- a CDS encoding flavodoxin domain-containing protein — encoded protein: MSRVLVASGSSEGQTTTIAERIGDVLAEEGHEPTLVHLKHPPADLNVESYDGVIIGASIHAGTHQRYVTAFVREHRAVLNRLPTAFYSVSLTAASADPESQATARELLEEFLEETEWDPDVTLPVAGALRYSQYGLLKRVVMRRIAGKESGDTDTSRDYEYTNWDDVAMFARQFSALVR